In a single window of the Zonotrichia leucophrys gambelii isolate GWCS_2022_RI chromosome 2, RI_Zleu_2.0, whole genome shotgun sequence genome:
- the MCM4 gene encoding DNA replication licensing factor MCM4 — translation MSSPASTPSRRRSKRGRGSNPPTPQDARSPPSQKRRTDDSTSTGDLQPMPTSPPADAQSPGAADALFSSPPQFRHSAIPLDFDISSPLTYGTPSSRVEGTPRSGARGTPVRQRPDLGSVRKARQVDLHSDGLAEDTVATEQSLGQKLVIWGTDVNVASCKEKFQRFLQRFIDPLDKEDEDIGLDLNEPRYMQRLQEINVVGEPFLNVNCDHLRSFDENLYRQLICYPQEVIPTFDMAANEIFFDRYPDSILEHQIQVRPYNALKTRNMRNLNPEDIDQLITISGMVIRSSQLIPEMQEAFFRCQVCAFTTRVEIDRGRIAEPSVCKNCNTTHSMALIHNRSMFSDKQMIKLQESPEDMPAGQTPHTVALFAHNDLVDKVQPGDRVNVTGIYRAVPIRVNPRVSSVKSVYRTHIDVIHYRKTDSKRLHGVDEETEQKRFTEERVELLKELSKKADIYERLALALAPSIYEHEDIKKGILLQLFGGSRKDFTHTGRGNFRAEINILLCGDPGTSKSQLLQYVYNLVPRGQYTSGKGSSAVGLTAYVMKDPETRQLVLQTGALVLSDNGICCIDEFDKMNESTRSVLHEVMEQQTLSIAKAGIICQLNARTSILAAANPIESQWNPKKTTIENIQLPHTLLSRFDLIFLMLDPRDEAYDRRLARHLVSLYYQTEEKMEEEYMDMAVLRDYIAYARSYVNPRLGEEAGQALIEAYVDMRKIGSGRGMVSAYPRQLESLIRLAEAHAKVRFSDKVETVDVEEAKRLHREALKQSATDPKTGIVDISILTTGMSATARKRKEELAQALRKLIQSKGKAPSLKYQQLLDDLRAQSDIAVTKEMFEEALRALADEDFLTVTGKTVRLL, via the exons atGTCGTCGCCAGCCTCCACTCCCAGCCGCCGACGGAGCAAGCGCGGCCGGGGCAGCAACCCCCCGACTC CACAAGATGCTcgctctcctccttcccagaaGCGTCGCACAGACGACTCCACCTCCACCGGGGACCTGCAGCCTATGCCCACGTCCCCGCCCGCCGACGCGCAGAGCCCCGGCGCCGCCGATGCGCTGTTCTCCAGCCCGCCGCAGTTCCGGCACTCCG CCATTCCTCTTGACTTTGACATCAGTTCACCTCTGACGTAcggcacccccagctccagggtggAGGGTACCCCACGCAGCGGTGCCCGAGGAACTCCAGTCAGGCAGAGGCCGGATCTCGGCTCTGTCCGGAAAGCCAGACAAGTGGATCTACACTCGGATGGG CTGGCTGAGGATACGGTAGCAACCGAGCAATCTCTTGGACAAAAGCTTGTTATTTGGGGAACAGATGTTAATGTGGCCTCGTGCAAAGAAAAATtccag AGGTTTCTCCAGCGCTTTATCGATCCACTGGATAAAGAGGATGAAGACATTGGCCTGGATCTTAATGAGCCACGCTATATGCAACGACTTCAAGAG ATTAATGTGGTTGGGGAACCATTCCTGAATGTAAACTGTGACCATCTAAGATCATTTGATGAAAATCTCTACAGGCAACTGATCTGCTATCCTCAG GAAGTTATCCCAACATTTGACATGGCTGCCAATGAGATCTTTTTTGATCGTTACCCTGATTCAATACTAGAGCATCAAATTCAAGTAAGGCCATATAATGCACTGAAGACCAGGAATATGAGAAATCTAAACCCTGAAG ATATTGATCAACTCATCACCATCAGTGGCATGGTCATCAGAAGCTCCCAGTTAATTCCTGAGATGCAGGAAGCATTCTTTAGATGCCAGGTTTGCGCTTTCACCACCAGAGTGGAAATTGACCGTGGCAGGATTGCTGAGCCATCGGTGTGCAAGAACTGTAACACAACGCACAGCATGGCGCTGATCCACAACAGATCCATGTTCTCTGACAAACAGATG ATCAAACTGCAGGAGTCTCCTGAAGATATGCCAGCTGGACAGACGCCACATACAGTGGCACTCTTTGCTCACAATGACCTTGTTGATAAAGTTCAGCCAGGTGACAGAGTTAATGTCACAG GCATTTACAGGGCAGTCCCCATCCGAGTCAATCCCCGTGTCAGCAGCGTGAAATCCGTGTACAGGACCCACATTGATGTCATACACTACCGCAAGACAGACTCCAAACGCCTGCACGGTGTTGATGAGGAAACTGAGCAAAAGAGGTTTACAGAGGAACGTGTGGAATTGCTCAAAGAGCTTTCTAAAAAAGCAGACATCTATGAGAGGCTTGCTTTAGCTCTGGCTCCAAGTATCTATGAGCATGAAGATATCAAAAAG gGTATTCTGCTTCAGCTTTTTGGCGGATCAAGAAAGGATTTTACTCACACAGGAAGAGGGAATTTTCGTGCAGAGATCAAcattcttctctgtggtgaTCCTGGTACTAGcaaatcccagctgctccagtaTGTGTACAACCTGGTTCCTCGAGGCCAGTATACTTCTGGCAAAGGCTCAAGTGCAGTTGGTCTTACTGCATACGTGATGAAGGATCCAGAAACACGGCAGCTGGTTCTTCAGACAGGAGCTCTAGTGCTCAGTGACAATGGCATTTGCTGCATTGATGAGTTTGATAAAATGAATGAAAGCACAAGGTCAGTTCTACACGAAGTAATGGAACAACAGACACTCTCCATTGCGAAG GCTGGAATTATTTGCCAATTGAATGCTCGTACATCTATCCTAGCAGCAGCTAATCCTATAGAATCACAGTGGAACCCGAAAAAGACTACTATTGAGAACATTCAGCTTCCTCATACACTGCTGTCAAG ATTTGACTTGATCTTTTTGATGTTGGATCCCCGTGATGAAGCTTATGACAGACGCCTTGCTCGCCATTTGGTTTCACTGTACTACCAAACTGAAGAAAAGATGGAGGAGGAATACATGGATATGGCAGTATTGAGGGATTACATTGCATATGCTCGCAGCTATGTAAACCCCAGATTAGGTGAAGAAGCAGGCCAAGCCCTTATTGAG GCGTACGTGGACATGAGGAAGATCGGCAGCGGCAGGGGAATGGTGTCGGCGTACCCGCGGCAGCTGGAGTCGCTGATCCGGCTGGCCGAGGCGCACGCCAAGGTGCGCTTCTCCGACAAGGTGGAAACGGTCGACGTGGAGGAAGCGAAGCGCCTCCACCGGGAAGCGCTGAAACAATCTGCTACCGACCCAAAGACCGGCATTGTGGACATATCCATTCTCACCACAG GAATGAGCGCAACAGCTCGTAAGCGGAAAGAGGAATTGGCTCAAGCCTTACGGAAGCTCATCCAATCCAAGGGTAAAGCACCATCTTTGAAGTACCAGCAGCTTTTGGATGATCTCCGAGCACAGTCTGATATA gctgtCACGAAGGAAATGTTTGAAGAAGCACTTCGTGCCTTGGCTGATGAAGACTTCCTGACTGTGACTGGAAAGACAGTGAGGCTGCTGTGA